In the genome of Drosophila subpulchrella strain 33 F10 #4 breed RU33 chromosome 2L, RU_Dsub_v1.1 Primary Assembly, whole genome shotgun sequence, one region contains:
- the LOC119546415 gene encoding COMM domain-containing protein 5 — MSSSFRYNLLRSVKPYTAFAPQLTKSMLRVLIQVSVHFIETKKSSSEVLSLALNKLTNSGQKIPPNFCELFTMIFLMMQIFLRYPKGAVKHHELRKCLMDDLNFTEEYVDDICKVLLNHRDILSKNFAETKMDRVKMTKLQWRINISLSLNTVQIDKPTIVLHFKLHNKEYRTLELPLSMFQQVRYNIAVLLNELQSLQSRAALK, encoded by the exons aTGTCGTCTTCGTTTAGATATAATCTTTTAAGGAGTGTCAAGCCATACACTGCTTTCGCCCCGCAACTGACCAAGTCTATGTTACGAGTCCTTATTCAAGTATCTGTGCATTTCATTGAAACAAAAAAGTCGTCTTCAGAAGTGCTATCCCTGGCACTGAACAAGCTAACAAATTCGGGCCAGAAGATTCCACCAAACTTTTGTGAACTTTTTACAATGATATTTTTAATGATGCAAATCTTTCTGAGATATCCAAAAGGCGCTGTAAAACATCATGAGTTGCGAAAGTGTTTAATGGACGACTTGAA TTTTACAGAAGAATACGTTGATGACATTTGCAAGGTTTTATTAAACCATCGAGATATACTCAGCAAGAACTTTGCAGAAACCAAAATGGACCGGGTTAAAATGACGAAGTTGCAGTGGAGAATTAATATTTCCCTATCCTTAAA tacTGTGCAAATAGATAAACCTACAATAGTCCTCCACTTCAAACTCCACAATAAAGAATATCGTACTCTAGAATTGCCACTATCTATGTTCCAGCAAGTCCGTTATAATATCGCAGTTTTACTGAATGAGTTGCAGTCATTGCAAAGCCGCGCggctttaaaataa
- the LOC119546416 gene encoding U6 snRNA-associated Sm-like protein LSm4, which yields MLPLSLLKTAQSHPMLVELKNGETYNGHLVSCDSWMNINLRDVICTSKDGDRFWRMPECYIRGSTIKYLRIPDEVIDMVKEDAQAKSRNRTEMNKNRGGNASQNQRGGRPGGNRNNVGNRPGQGYGGPGNNAMRLGGAAGQGNRLPHAAKNRK from the exons ATG TTACCACTGTCACTATTAAAAACGGCGCAGAGCCACCCTATG CTGGTGGAGCTGAAAAATGGTGAAACATACAATGGTCATCTGGTTAGTTGCGACTCTTGGATGAATATAAATCTGCGCGATGTCATTTGCACCTCCAAG GATGGCGACCGCTTTTGGCGTATGCCCGAGTGCTACATCCGAGGAAGTACCATCAAATACCTGCGGATTCCCGATGAAGTGATCGACATGGTCAAGGAAGACGCGCAGGCAAAGTCGAGAAATCGCACAGAGATGAACAAAAACCGCGGCGGCAACGCGTCGCAAAATCAACGCGGCGGACGTCCTGGTGGCAACCGGAATAACGTCGGCAATCGTCCTGGCCAGGGATACGGAGGTCCTGGAAACAATGCGATGCGCCTTGGCGGAGCTGCTGGTCAAGGGAATCGCCTGCCCCACGCCGCCAAAAATAGAAAGTAG